Proteins co-encoded in one Armatimonadota bacterium genomic window:
- a CDS encoding beta-N-acetylhexosaminidase → MPDRVRLALLLAALLGALLPAPAGGSGVDVPDAWTPATPGRPVLIPEPRAVRWLDRPFLLTAETRIVVGDEAAPEDLYAARDLNREVEARTGRPLPVVRAGQVTEPRNVIVLGEPGLNRWSAALLAGEGLRLSPQDPGPEGYVLKVTPEVVVAAGVDRRGTYYAVQTLRQLLFPHGEGAALHGVEVRDGPAHPVRAVHVLLDNASAEFHTALIERVLSKFKVNMLIAEAEYVQWDSAPAIRHPSGATKAQVARFLQVAREHHIEVVPLIQTLGHVEWLYHNDQNLDLLEIPPDQSNARYVYNPLNPRVYEVVLPILDEAVQLFRPRYLHIGHDEVRNVVPFPYSAEGKRLGFGELFVRDTLRLYEFLKSRGVGTMMWGDVLLTNDFAPEIGRLPRDIVMVDWQYQEAARYPSLARFKAWGFPTLAATWWKPGNITGFAREAERQDVLGLVRTTWTGHFNNRTALDRQYHQLYTYLLAADFFWNPRMTAPASTVAYDPAARFKQEWEGIPRRRTAVRGHLVDLRRAATRSHVDEDGQGWLGKGREYDLRTLPTGRVRLGGILFEILDPARNGGRSIVLLRGAREELRGLPAAVRLPLGRRAAVIAVLHATPYPAGRFGEEVATYTLRYVDGSAERLPVQYRRHVGSWLDEPVSIAQEIGWAGRTLAGVEVRLSLLRWVNPHPEREIAALEVVSRGTDATPAIFAVTLLEERP, encoded by the coding sequence ATGCCTGATCGCGTCCGGCTCGCCCTCCTGCTGGCTGCCCTCCTGGGCGCTCTGCTCCCCGCCCCCGCCGGGGGATCCGGCGTGGACGTCCCTGATGCCTGGACGCCCGCCACCCCCGGCCGGCCGGTCCTCATCCCCGAGCCACGCGCCGTGCGCTGGCTCGACCGGCCGTTCCTCCTCACCGCCGAGACCCGCATCGTGGTGGGCGACGAGGCGGCGCCCGAAGACCTCTACGCCGCCCGCGACCTGAACCGCGAGGTCGAGGCGCGCACGGGCCGCCCGCTCCCGGTGGTGCGCGCCGGTCAGGTGACAGAGCCCCGCAACGTCATCGTGCTGGGCGAACCGGGCCTCAACCGCTGGAGCGCCGCCCTGCTGGCGGGCGAGGGGCTGCGCCTGTCGCCGCAGGACCCCGGCCCGGAAGGCTACGTCCTCAAGGTCACCCCCGAGGTGGTGGTGGCGGCGGGGGTCGACCGCCGCGGCACCTACTACGCCGTACAGACCCTGCGCCAGCTCCTCTTCCCCCACGGGGAGGGAGCCGCGCTCCACGGGGTCGAAGTCCGCGACGGGCCGGCCCACCCCGTCCGGGCGGTGCACGTCCTGCTGGACAACGCCTCCGCCGAGTTCCACACGGCGCTCATCGAGCGGGTGCTGAGCAAGTTCAAGGTGAACATGCTCATCGCCGAGGCGGAGTATGTGCAGTGGGACAGCGCTCCCGCCATCCGCCACCCATCGGGGGCCACCAAGGCACAGGTGGCCCGCTTCCTCCAGGTGGCGCGCGAGCACCACATCGAGGTCGTCCCCCTCATCCAGACCCTCGGCCACGTGGAGTGGCTCTACCACAACGACCAGAACCTCGACCTGCTGGAGATCCCGCCGGACCAGTCCAACGCCCGTTACGTCTACAACCCGCTCAACCCGCGGGTCTACGAGGTGGTCCTGCCCATCCTCGACGAGGCGGTGCAGCTCTTCCGCCCCCGCTACCTGCACATCGGCCACGATGAGGTGCGCAACGTCGTCCCCTTCCCCTACTCGGCGGAGGGGAAGCGGCTGGGCTTCGGCGAGCTGTTCGTGCGGGACACCCTGCGCCTGTACGAGTTCCTCAAGAGCCGCGGGGTGGGCACGATGATGTGGGGAGACGTCCTGCTGACCAACGACTTCGCCCCCGAGATCGGCCGCCTCCCCCGCGACATCGTCATGGTGGACTGGCAGTACCAGGAGGCGGCCCGCTACCCCAGCCTGGCGCGCTTCAAGGCGTGGGGCTTCCCCACGCTGGCGGCCACGTGGTGGAAGCCGGGCAACATCACCGGGTTCGCCCGCGAGGCCGAGCGGCAGGACGTGCTGGGCCTGGTGCGCACTACCTGGACCGGACACTTCAACAACCGCACCGCCCTCGACCGCCAGTACCACCAGCTCTACACCTACCTGCTGGCCGCGGACTTCTTCTGGAACCCGCGGATGACGGCACCCGCGTCCACCGTGGCGTACGACCCCGCCGCCCGCTTCAAGCAGGAGTGGGAGGGCATCCCCCGCCGGCGCACCGCGGTGCGCGGCCACCTGGTGGACCTGCGCCGCGCGGCCACGCGGAGCCACGTGGACGAGGACGGGCAGGGGTGGCTGGGGAAGGGGCGGGAGTACGACCTGCGCACGCTGCCCACCGGGCGGGTGCGCCTGGGCGGCATCCTCTTCGAGATCCTCGACCCGGCGCGGAACGGCGGGCGGTCCATCGTGCTGCTGCGCGGGGCCCGCGAGGAGCTGCGGGGGCTGCCGGCCGCGGTGCGCCTGCCGCTCGGCCGGCGGGCGGCCGTCATCGCCGTGCTGCACGCCACGCCCTACCCCGCGGGACGCTTCGGCGAGGAGGTGGCCACCTACACGCTGCGCTACGTCGACGGCTCGGCGGAACGCCTGCCGGTGCAGTACCGCCGGCACGTCGGCTCCTGGCTGGACGAACCGGTGAGCATCGCCCAGGAGATCGGCTGGGCCGGCCGGACGCTCGCGGGGGTGGAGGTGCGCCTCTC